In Coregonus clupeaformis isolate EN_2021a unplaced genomic scaffold, ASM2061545v1 scaf0772, whole genome shotgun sequence, the genomic window CAGAGGCTGAATACAGCACTGACTGACTCTGCTCTCTGACGTCACTGCATTCCATACCAGTGCCGGATGTGACTGATAAAAAACAACATGCATTGGGATTGTAGCAGCTTCTGGGTATATTCCCTTAAGGGGATTGAAAAGGTGTACATGTCAGTATCTATCAATCATTCAACTGTAGTTTCTTCCTGCCTTCCTTCATACCAATTCCCTGAACTAACtttgtatgtgtgtctctctctctcttcccctcctcctctctctgtccccccctctctctgtccccccctctctctgtccccccctctctctgtccccctctctctgtcccctcctctctctgtcccccctctctctgtccccctctctctgtccccctctgctctctgtccccccctctctctgtccccccctctctgtccccctctctctgtcccccctctctctgtcccccctctctctgtcccccctctctctgtccccccctctctctgtccccccctctctgtcccccctctctctgtcccccctctctctgtccccccctctctctgtccccccctctctctgtcccccctctctgtcccccccctctctctgtccccctctctctgtccccccctctctctgtccccctctctctctgtcctccctctctctctttctcccctctctctctttctccctctctctgtccccctctctctctttctcctctctctgtcccccctctctctgtcccctctctctgtccccctctctctgtccccccctctctctgtccccccctctctgtccccctctctctgtccccctctctctctgtccccctctctctctgtcctccctctctctttctccctctctctctttctcccctctctctgtccccctctctctctttctcccctctctctgtcccccccctctctgtctttctcacaCACAGATGCTACAGGTGTCCTGCAGGTGAGAGCTCTGAAAGACTACTGGAACCTCCACGACCCCACCGCTCTCAACATCCGGGCCGGGGATGTCATCATGGTAGGCAgcaggatcacacacacacacacacacacacacacacacacacacacacacacacacacacacacaaatacacatacacacacacacacacacacacacatacacacacaaccatcTATTTTCTGTGGTAACTCCTCAGATGGGCCTCAGCTGGCATTGCAGTGTTGTTCCCACACTCTGTACCCAACCGTGCCCCCATGTTGTCTGTTAGGGCAGGTGTGTTTTCCCTGTGAACTGTCAGGCTCATTCTCTCTAACAGGTGTTTTAGTAGCAATGAGGGAGACAGGCTGGTGTTTATTATGGGTGGCTTCATGAGTAGTCAGTAGGCACAGTATGTAGATATGTGTGGACTAGAGAAGGGCTTTTCAGCTGTTCCATGTAGTTCAGCTATTCcacagctagcacacctgattcaacatgTTAACTAATCACCAAGCCCTTGAATAGGTGAATCCGATAAactagttcagggctacaactAAATTGTGAAACGTCTGTGGGTTCCAGAGGATAGGTTTGAAAACCACTGGACTATAGgacagtaaacaaacaaacaacccaTGTGTCCATTAATAGGTCTACTTGATGTGATCAACTTACAACCAGTCATACTGTAGCACATACAGTCGCTAGTGAacgtctacacaccccttgcacagtcttcacattttgctgccttaaaatgtaATCTCAAAAGGGAATACATATCATTTTTACCCTaccgatctacacaacctactccacgtTCCCAAAGTTAAAGACAAATTATATAATTtaaaagaaatacaaataaaataaaaaaagatatctTGATTGTGTATGTAtttacaccccagagttaatacctCATTGTaaagcagcaaaatgtgaagaccgTGACAGGGTGTAAACTATCACTGTACTGCACCTGATGTGTGATCTATCAATTAAAGGTCCTGTAGGTCCTTAGGGGTATGGCGTACAACAGGTGAACTTCACTACCCATATTCCTGAGGGGGAACTAGTTTATAGGGAGAGAGTACAGTGAGCCCCTATATCTGAAGGATGGATCTCTttgagcccagagagagagagagagacgggtaggGACAGGCCCTGGTATTCATCTATCACTTCCTCTCAGCAATGACTTAACTACTACTGTCATACTCAtggctgtctctcacacacacacacacacacacacacacacacacacaccttctcatGAACCCTGGCCTGTTTTTCTTCTTGGGAGTGTGTCGGTCTATTCTGCTGCAGTGCAGCGTGAGGTTGCTTCAGTACCAGAGAGAGACGATTTAGAAACCCTGCCCTCAGGTCATCCACCTCACCCATCAGCAAGCCTTTCCAcaccccaacacctcacacacacatgtacatgtTAGATACTGGGCAAAAGGTTATCTGACGTCTTAGTAGGGACTGGTGCCGAACTAAAGCGCAAAACTCACCAGAAGCGGTCGGGCAGAGCGAGGCGGGTGAAGAGGACAGGACAGGCTGATAGCGATGTTGTGTTTCCATAAGTGGATTAATTGGTCTAATTTAGCATGTATGGTAAAGCCTCAGATCTTAGCTACCTCTTCCAATtagcaaaaaaaaaagtttataaTTACCCAAAAAATATTATTTAGTGTTACTACAGCGCCAGCGATAAAAAGCAAAAATAGAGACACGTTCTAATTGAGCGAGGCGTCAAAGTGGACAGCACGCCCGCCAGGCTTTGCTTGGGTTATTATCATTGAAAACAATGCATTCTAAAATAAATCGCACGCGTGCCTTGAGTGAGTTTAGGCCTTTAGAAAAAGATGTGTTGCCAACTTGAGCGGGTCAATTCATATCAAAGTATTTTTCTATAGCTGCCAATCTGGCCCATTCAGTACATGCCATTTCCCCCTCTACCCACAACTTTTACCAGACACACAACCCAACACCCCTCTTCTTCCTTCATACCCTCAGCCCCTTAACCCTAATGTCCCTGGCTTGTATCCTCTGACTAAGGCTGCTAAATTAGGGAGCAGAGACTATGGTCTTGGTATTAGCAGCTCATGTGGACAAATGGACATGATCAGAAACACATGACTACTGTCATCATCTATTCATGTGCTTGACCTTTTGGTTCTCTCTTTGGTTTGTTATTGTGTGTCCATGTACTACAGTTGATCTCAGGGCTGCTTTTGTATCACCCACCCAACTTATGTAAAGCGTCTTTGACATTCTGAAAACCAACCATACAGAGACATAGATACACAGATTAAGTTGTTAACATACAGAATGTGTTTCAAGTTGGAACGTGTACTTTCTGTCAATGTCCCCGAACTGCACACTCCTTTACACACGTTCATAAACAGTGGAAATAACACCACTGTTGTTATAAAATCTCACAGACCTCCTACCTGCCTCAATATGGAGAGACACAGGGTAGTAATAGCCATCTGATTGGTTTAGACCTGTCTAAATGTTTTGATTGGCTGCCTGGCAGGTCCTAGAGCAGCACATGGACGGGCGCTGGAAAGGGCACATCCACGACAGCCAGAGGGGCACCGACCGGGTGGGCTACTTCCCCCCGAACATTGTAGAGGTCATCAGCAGACGCTcaggtcagtcacacacacacaccctataaaTGCAGTGTAATCATTAGCTATTCCCCCCTCCCATCTGAAAGCAATGGGCAAAGAGAGAGAGCCCTCTGACATTTGCCTCTTTCATTGCGTAACCGTGGCACCCACAGCAAATGGAGGATTCGTAGCTTGTTGAGTCAGCATCCGGCATGTCGGAAcatcaacacacagacacactcacacactcactaacTCACTCATCTCCCAGACATGTCAGCACACTCACAATGCAGGATTAAGTCAGAGATGGAAATGGCTTGGAACTGCAGGAGTCATCTGCTATTGTACATGATGTAGAAACTCCCAACCTTACCCACGCAGTCCACCTCTAATACCGGTTAGATTAACAGAAGGTGTCAGTTACCTACCTAACACCACAGAAGAAGAGAATCCGCCCCACACCACCTCTTTGATGTGCACTAGAGGGAGAAATCCCTGACTGAATAGGTTGTGGTGGTGACACTCATGGAGCAGCTTTGACAGAACAAGGAGCAGCTCTGCACTGCAGTCAGATGAAAATGACTCTCATGTTTCTGTCTTCTCTGCAAATCTGTCACCACAACAAAAAGATCAGGGGAACGGGAGACCCATCTTAAATTCTCCCTCTGCACCTactgtaccttcagaaagtattcacacccctttacttttcccacattttgttgtgttacagcctgaataaaaatgtctattgactcaggggtgtgaatacttatgtaaatgagatatttctgtatttgcaaaaatgtacactttgtcattatggtgtattttgTATAGAtgggggagaaaaaaaaatctattgaatcaattttgaatccaggttgtaacacaacaacatgtggaataagtcaaggggtatgaatacttcctgaaggaaCTGTATCTCCCTTGGCTCCATTGTATATTGTGTGTAATATTGTGTTTAATGTATCTCTCACAGTCATCAATAAATAAATCCCcccctccccaacacacacacacacacactgattggtTGTATCGCTACACATCATCACTGCATTGGAAAAGCAGTGGTGGCCCCTCTTCATTACAGGTTGGCCCCTCCAGAGAACACTCCATTTCCCAGACTGCCTTGGTTGGACTAATCCCTAATGCTTCCAATCCATCCCTTGCTCctatttttctctcttcctcctcttcctccagcatctctccatccataccATGTAATGTCCACCTCTAACCATCAGCTTGCGTTAACCtcctttctgtctgtgtgtcctaCCTGTTTGACCCTGTAGGGGGCACCCTGTCCCGACACGCCTCTCTGCCCACCCAGCGCCAGCAGCTCCTCTCCAGAGCCCCCCTCTCCTCCAGCCTGAGTTCAGCCCCCCAGATCGACGACTCCTACACACTGTACACCCCCAACAATCCCCACCTGGCCCTCCCCCACGCCAACGGCCTCAGCGCCAACCCAggtatacacacactcacacccttaTACATGCACTCAGAGGAACGGACGCACATCGAAACAGGTATACGGTACTCAGCCCCCTAACCAGCCAGACAACTCCTCCACCACTGTGAACCGTGGTGAGGGCACAAGGACACCTATGTTCGCCCCTTCTAAACCCGTCTCATgcccaggcccagccaatcccCAGTGCTGCTCTGTGGACCATGGTACCCCCATGGCCCAACAGAGTGTTGTTATGTCTGATAGGTCGGCCTTCCAGCAACCTCTCTCAGGCTGGTTGTCCCCTGGAGGACATCTGGGTGCTCAGGAACTCACACACCGCGGGTAAGAGTCCCTCCACTGTCCCTCCACTGTTCCCCAATGACAATAGCTGGCTGTCTCTGCCCCCTGTCCCCACGCTCTACCTTTGTCATGTGCCAGCTTCAAACTGAGCTTCCCATAGCTCCTGCTGTTCTCCCTGCTGCCACAATATGGGACCACCACCAGGAAGCCCCTGTtccagtaaccaaaaaaagtgacAATCTCGACATTCTACAGAACACTGCAAGCTTAATGGGTGCTCTGTGTACTCAGTGTCACTAGCTGTAGGAATTTTCCATTGTGGATGACCTTTCATCTGGACTGTAGTTGTAGTTTACCCCTGTAGTTCTGTAGTTCTGTACCCTTGGCTGTTGTTGCTCTATGCCTGCAGCTCCACTCCGCTCCACTCCACCATGCAACCATCTCCCTTGGCTTTGTATGGCAGCAAAGGACTTCCTGCCCTGGCCTGTGCCACCCCTTGATCTATGATGACTTGGCTGGCTCAGTGACACAGTCCACAGCCCCAACCTCTGCCATCCTCTGCCAGCTTCAGTTAGAATCATGTGgatgtctgtgtgactgtgttgACGTGAGGTCTGGAAGGACACAGAGGGGAGGTACCTCATTTTGCTGTCCAGCCACCACGGTTGTCTTTAACATcacctcacttctctctctctttctcttctccctctctccatcctcctctcctgtgGTCCTATCTAGCAGGTGACAGGAACAGTGTAGGGAGTACAGGCAGTGTGGGCAGCACCCGTAGTGCTGGGAGTGGACAGAGCACAGAGAGCAACAACAACACTGCCCCCAACGGACTACACCACCAGACCACTGCACTCCCAGACACAGCCAAGGTACTGGACCAATTATTATTTCAGGTTTGTTTATCCAGTCAACAGATTGTTTATTCCTGTGCTCTCTGTAACTTGTCTTGCACTCTGTTTTGATGTGCAGCCAGCACCCTCTGCTGGTGACTCAGGGCAACCAGTCCTCAATAAACAGCCTGACCTGACTGCAGGTAGGAATACTAGCGCTTTCTCTCATTACTGTTGCATACCACAACATTTCTCCTGAAACTTCACCTTTCTAGTTTGATTTGTGCTTATTGTTAGAAAACCTCCTAAACACCATTCATCTAATTCTCCATTGTGTGTTTTCCTGTGTAGTGGTTCTGGGTGCTCCTCGGAGGCCGATGGTGAACATACAGAGACCAGGGGAGCAGCAGTTTGTCTCCCCACAGTTTATACGTCCTCAGCAGCTACTGGAGGGCAAGGTGAGACTCagacacaggacaggacagacacaggacaggacagacagaggacaTAAACAGGACagacacaggacaggacagtctATTCTTTGTGTTTGTCACACATTACAACTCATGATTGTCTTTGTATGCTACAATGAAATAAATGTAGCTATTAAAAGAAAGGAGGACAGTGAATAGGCCAGTGATTGATGTCAATGTGATACTCAACCCCTCCCCTCTGTTGTGTAGGATGCAGAGGCCATCTACCAGTGGCTGAGTGACTTCCAGCTGGAGCAGTACACCGGGAACTTCATCACAGCCGGCTACGACGTCCCCACCATCAGCAGGATGACCCCAGAGGACCTGACGGCCATCGGCGTCACCAAGCCAGGCCACCGCAAGAAGATCTCTATCGAGATAGGAAACCTCAGCATCCCTGAGTGGCTGCCTGAATACATCCCGGTAAGGTCTTACTGtatgcctgtgtctgtctgtctgtctgtcagctttTGTGTGCAAGTCAGGTTTTACATTACTTTCATAAAGGTTTCAACTGTGTAGGTCTGACTGTGactcttctccctcccccctaCTCCAGGCAGACCTGGGGGAGTGGCTGAGTACCATAGGCCTGCCTCAGTACCAAAGGAAGCTGTCAGAGAACGGCTATGACTCCATCAGCATCGTACGGGACCTGACCTGGGAGGACCTGCAGGAGATAGGCATCACCAAGCTGGGCCACCAGAAGAAGATGATGCTGGCCGTGAAGAAGCTGTGTGACATCCAGAGGGCCATCCTGGCTGCAGAATCTGGCCAGGGCACGTTGCGCCGCAAGCCCCCCGGAGCCCTTCACCTGGTCACCATCGAGCCCCCCGACAGCGCCTCCGACTGCCCCTCGCCCCACACCCCCAAGATGCTGACCTTCCAGGACAGCGAGCTGAGCGCTGAGCTGCAGACAGCCATGTCCAGCCACTACCAGGAGGGCCTGGCCATCAAGAGTGCCATGGGCATGTCTCGGAGCCAAGAGAGCATCGACGCCCGGTCCAGGGGCTCAGGGCGCTCCCAGGACCCCCCCACGGCCTCCATCACTCCCCATAGCCGCTCACAGGAGAGCCTAGGCAGCAGCAGCACCTCCACCAACCTCAGTGCTGACAGCAGCCCTGCCAAGGAGAGGAACATTCCAGAGTGCTGGGACCAGAGGTCCATACTGCAGCAGCAGCTGCCCAAGCAGGTCCCCCTGGGGGCAGCCACCGTGTTCAAGTACCCAGCCATCCCAGCCAAGCCTAAAGGCCCTGGGTCTCACTCCCTAGGCTCCTCTCCCCAGGGCTCCCCAGCCCAGAGGGGCTTCAGCTACCTCCACTCCCACTGTGGCAGCACCGACCTTGGCCATGGCTCGCCCACCAAGCCCTTGGCACACACCTACCACGCCATGACCCTGGCCCCGCCTAAGAAGCGCAGCCAGAGCCTGACACGCTACGCCCTGTCAGACGGCGAACCAGACGAAGAGGATGACGACCTGGCTCCGCCCTCTGGCACCCTAGCGTCCTACGCCACCCTGACCCGCCGGCCTGGACGCAGCCAGCTGGCACGCATGCAGACCACATCCGAAAAGTACGGCACCGTGGGACGCAGCCAGTCCTTCGCCGTACGCGCTCGTAAAAAGGGACCCCCTCCGGCCCCGCCCAAGAGACTGAGCTCGGTGAGCAGCAGCCCCAGCATGGGGTCCACTGAGAATGTGGCGCCCTCTCCTGGGGGGGTGGAGACAGACAGCCCAGGGAGCGTGAGGAGCATCGCAGCCTGTCTGGAGGCCTCCACTGAGGGGAAGAGCCTGCCTAGGCCCAGGCTGGACCTCCTCCAACCAGAGCCTCCCCTCCCCAGCCTCACCCCCTCAGGACTGGAGCCCAGAGAGGCCTCCgcaggggtgaggaggagggtgCAGAGTGAATGTGTTCCAGCCCAGACCGATATCCCAGACCATTACCCAGACACAGAGCGAG contains:
- the LOC121551101 gene encoding caskin-2 isoform X5; this encodes MGKEQDLLQAVKNGDLPSTQKLLAKLKASRNKLLGSTKRLNVNYQDGDGFSALHHAALTGTTDLLSVLLEAQATVDIKDRNGMRPLHYAAWQGKADSVLTLLRAGAGVNGVSQDGHIPLHLAAQYGHYDVSEMLLQHQSNPCLINKTKKTPLDLACEFGRVKVAQLLLSSNMVVALLEGDRKEPTDSGFNTPLHLAARNGHKDIIRLLLKAGIDINRATKAGTALHEAALYGKTEVVRQLLEAGIDVNIRNTYNQTALDIVNQFTTSHASKDIKQLLRDATGVLQVRALKDYWNLHDPTALNIRAGDVIMVLEQHMDGRWKGHIHDSQRGTDRVGYFPPNIVEVISRRSGGTLSRHASLPTQRQQLLSRAPLSSSLSSAPQIDDSYTLYTPNNPHLALPHANGLSANPGDRNSVGSTGSVGSTRSAGSGQSTESNNNTAPNGLHHQTTALPDTAKPAPSAGDSGQPVLNKQPDLTAVVLGAPRRPMVNIQRPGEQQFVSPQFIRPQQLLEGKDAEAIYQWLSDFQLEQYTGNFITAGYDVPTISRMTPEDLTAIGVTKPGHRKKISIEIGNLSIPEWLPEYIPADLGEWLSTIGLPQYQRKLSENGYDSISIVRDLTWEDLQEIGITKLGHQKKMMLAVKKLCDIQRAILAAESGQGTLRRKPPGALHLVTIEPPDSASDCPSPHTPKMLTFQDSELSAELQTAMSSHYQEGLAIKSAMGMSRSQESIDARSRGSGRSQDPPTASITPHSRSQESLGSSSTSTNLSADSSPAKERNIPECWDQRSILQQQLPKQVPLGAATVFKYPAIPAKPKGPGSHSLGSSPQGSPAQRGFSYLHSHCGSTDLGHGSPTKPLAHTYHAMTLAPPKKRSQSLTRYALSDGEPDEEDDDLAPPSGTLASYATLTRRPGRSQLARMQTTSEKYGTVGRSQSFAVRARKKGPPPAPPKRLSSVSSSPSMGSTENVAPSPGGVETDSPGSVRSIAACLEASTEGKSLPRPRLDLLQPEPPLPSLTPSGLEPREASAGVRRRVQSECVPAQTDIPDHYPDTERGVKSDTEEEEPKAPGLDGSSSPHNSSSECIPFAEEGNLTIKQRPKVGGPRAESTVEIAADKNRPTKTALEVPEFNLKESDTVKRRHKPKDHAGSSPTSDSECQIGSDSSPGSRPQSQSCEEVSLVSLRISEASLDGLENLAGTGTGTPLKPPVSPKPHSSHGPPVTAPKPSRHSLAAATAIVPPTVTVNMVQSLAFSAPPSPTPSRCPPGPQSQAAQTGKPQVCVVGPGPGVESGPGVVVVQQQRLEQTSTSLEAALKAVERKLTEEDSADGGANTVKSAGNILDDIGNMFDDLADQLDAMLD
- the LOC121551101 gene encoding caskin-2 isoform X8 — translated: MSLPSFVFLRLLLKAGIDINRATKAGTALHEAALYGKTEVVRQLLEAGIDVNIRNTYNQTALDIVNQFTTSHASKDIKQLLRDATGVLQVRALKDYWNLHDPTALNIRAGDVIMVLEQHMDGRWKGHIHDSQRGTDRVGYFPPNIVEVISRRSGGTLSRHASLPTQRQQLLSRAPLSSSLSSAPQIDDSYTLYTPNNPHLALPHANGLSANPGRPSSNLSQAGCPLEDIWVLRNSHTAAGDRNSVGSTGSVGSTRSAGSGQSTESNNNTAPNGLHHQTTALPDTAKPAPSAGDSGQPVLNKQPDLTAVVLGAPRRPMVNIQRPGEQQFVSPQFIRPQQLLEGKDAEAIYQWLSDFQLEQYTGNFITAGYDVPTISRMTPEDLTAIGVTKPGHRKKISIEIGNLSIPEWLPEYIPADLGEWLSTIGLPQYQRKLSENGYDSISIVRDLTWEDLQEIGITKLGHQKKMMLAVKKLCDIQRAILAAESGQGTLRRKPPGALHLVTIEPPDSASDCPSPHTPKMLTFQDSELSAELQTAMSSHYQEGLAIKSAMGMSRSQESIDARSRGSGRSQDPPTASITPHSRSQESLGSSSTSTNLSADSSPAKERNIPECWDQRSILQQQLPKQVPLGAATVFKYPAIPAKPKGPGSHSLGSSPQGSPAQRGFSYLHSHCGSTDLGHGSPTKPLAHTYHAMTLAPPKKRSQSLTRYALSDGEPDEEDDDLAPPSGTLASYATLTRRPGRSQLARMQTTSEKYGTVGRSQSFAVRARKKGPPPAPPKRLSSVSSSPSMGSTENVAPSPGGVETDSPGSVRSIAACLEASTEGKSLPRPRLDLLQPEPPLPSLTPSGLEPREASAGVRRRVQSECVPAQTDIPDHYPDTERGVKSDTEEEEPKAPGLDGSSSPHNSSSECIPFAEEGNLTIKQRPKVGGPRAESTVEIAADKNRPTKTALEVPEFNLKESDTVKRRHKPKDHAGSSPTSDSECQIGSDSSPGSRPQSQSCEEVSLVSLRISEASLDGLENLAGTGTGTPLKPPVSPKPHSSHGPPVTAPKPSRHSLAAATAIVPPTVTVNMVQSLAFSAPPSPTPSRCPPGPQSQAAQTGKPQVCVVGPGPGVESGPGVVVVQQQRLEQTSTSLEAALKAVERKLTEEDSADGGANTVKSAGNILDDIGNMFDDLADQLDAMLD
- the LOC121551101 gene encoding caskin-2 isoform X3; this translates as MGKEQDLLQAVKNGDLPSTQKLLAKLKASRNKLLGSTKRLNVNYQDGDGFSALHHAALTGTTDLLSVLLEAQATVDIKDRNGMRPLHYAAWQGKADSVLTLLRAGAGVNGVSQDGHIPLHLAAQYGHYDVSEMLLQHQSNPCLINKTKKTPLDLACEFGRVKVAQLLLSSNMVVALLEGDRKEPTDSGFNTPLHLAARNGHKDIIRLLLKAGIDINRATKAGTALHEAALYGKTEVVRQLLEAGIDVNIRNTYNQTALDIVNQFTTSHASKDIKQLLRGVLQVRALKDYWNLHDPTALNIRAGDVIMVLEQHMDGRWKGHIHDSQRGTDRVGYFPPNIVEVISRRSGGTLSRHASLPTQRQQLLSRAPLSSSLSSAPQIDDSYTLYTPNNPHLALPHANGLSANPGRPSSNLSQAGCPLEDIWVLRNSHTAAGDRNSVGSTGSVGSTRSAGSGQSTESNNNTAPNGLHHQTTALPDTAKPAPSAGDSGQPVLNKQPDLTAVVLGAPRRPMVNIQRPGEQQFVSPQFIRPQQLLEGKDAEAIYQWLSDFQLEQYTGNFITAGYDVPTISRMTPEDLTAIGVTKPGHRKKISIEIGNLSIPEWLPEYIPADLGEWLSTIGLPQYQRKLSENGYDSISIVRDLTWEDLQEIGITKLGHQKKMMLAVKKLCDIQRAILAAESGQGTLRRKPPGALHLVTIEPPDSASDCPSPHTPKMLTFQDSELSAELQTAMSSHYQEGLAIKSAMGMSRSQESIDARSRGSGRSQDPPTASITPHSRSQESLGSSSTSTNLSADSSPAKERNIPECWDQRSILQQQLPKQVPLGAATVFKYPAIPAKPKGPGSHSLGSSPQGSPAQRGFSYLHSHCGSTDLGHGSPTKPLAHTYHAMTLAPPKKRSQSLTRYALSDGEPDEEDDDLAPPSGTLASYATLTRRPGRSQLARMQTTSEKYGTVGRSQSFAVRARKKGPPPAPPKRLSSVSSSPSMGSTENVAPSPGGVETDSPGSVRSIAACLEASTEGKSLPRPRLDLLQPEPPLPSLTPSGLEPREASAGVRRRVQSECVPAQTDIPDHYPDTERGVKSDTEEEEPKAPGLDGSSSPHNSSSECIPFAEEGNLTIKQRPKVGGPRAESTVEIAADKNRPTKTALEVPEFNLKESDTVKRRHKPKDHAGSSPTSDSECQIGSDSSPGSRPQSQSCEEVSLVSLRISEASLDGLENLAGTGTGTPLKPPVSPKPHSSHGPPVTAPKPSRHSLAAATAIVPPTVTVNMVQSLAFSAPPSPTPSRCPPGPQSQAAQTGKPQVCVVGPGPGVESGPGVVVVQQQRLEQTSTSLEAALKAVERKLTEEDSADGGANTVKSAGNILDDIGNMFDDLADQLDAMLD